Proteins from a single region of Vigna radiata var. radiata cultivar VC1973A unplaced genomic scaffold, Vradiata_ver6 scaffold_278, whole genome shotgun sequence:
- the LOC106754796 gene encoding G-type lectin S-receptor-like serine/threonine-protein kinase At1g67520 gives MLNQFGAYCDIAGREPKMVSCKSQYFVLALSFWGWITCIHVTSEKNSLKPGEKLNTTTLVLSENGYGLGFQTLDNCCYLIISGIGPKYEYWPAWVGNRNQPVDKDANLLLSHSGELKIESKDIEPIILYSSPQPSENTVATLLDTGNFVLQQFHPNGTNTTLWQSFDYPTDNLFPGMKLGVNHKSGHKWSLVSWLTSEKPSVGAFELEWEPTEKELTIKRRGKLCWTSGNLGNGGFMHDTYYMIVSNENESYFSITTFNEEHTRWALLETGQLINRNGADNNVARADLCYGYNTDEGCKQWEEIPLCRHPGDVFDIREGYPNEDMVTNLANSSYGLTDCRDMCWRNCTCAGFTNYNDDDGTGCVFYHSNFTKGTNFASGGSTFYLLVNSNHHKGKKMWIWITVVSVVAALLVICAIALVIKKRKRLLQEKKRKGVAENNMADLAASNRSFDVKASDDEFKMIQNLNLFHYTLVLSATDDFSPENKLGEGGFGPVYKGILPSGQEVAIKRLSKTSGQGIVEFKNELLLICELQHTNLVQLLGYCIYEEERILIYEFMSNKSLDCYLFDYDKGKVLDWKKRFNIIGGISQGLLYLHKYSRLKVIHRDLKASNILLDENMNPKISDFGLARMFTQEESMTNTSRIIGTYGYMSPEYAMEGIFSTKSDVYSFGVLLLEIVSGRRNTSLYDVDLHLNLLGHAWELWKEGAPLQLVDPSLSESFDVDEVKRCIQVGLLCVAHYANDRPTMFDVVSMLTNESLIVTLPQRPAFYLERGYSDKKMSSEELNRNSMDEITPSF, from the exons ATGTTGAACCAATTCGGTGCATATTGTGACATTGCCGGGCGAGAACCGAAGATGGTCAGTTGTAAATCTCAATATTTTGTgcttgctttaagcttctgggGGTGGATCACTTGTATCCACGTTACCTCCGAAAAGAACAGTTTGAAGCCTGGGGAAAAACTGAATACCACCACCCTGGTTCTTTCTGAAAACGGTTATGGCCTTGGATTTCAAACACTTGACAACTGCTGTTACTTAATCATATCAGGTATAGGCCCCAAATATGAGTATTGGCCGGCTTGGGTTGGTAATAGAAATCAACCTGTTGACAAGGATGCAAATCTCTTGTTAAGTCATTCTGGTGAACTGAAAATTGAATCCAAAGATATTGAACCCATCATCCTTTACTCTTCACCACAACCTTCCGAAAATACTGTGGCCACCTTGTTGGATACGGGCAACTTTGTTCTGCAACAATTTCACCCCAATGGAACAAACACTACGCTGTGGCAAAGTTTTGATTATCCTACTGATAATTTGTTCCCTGGAATGAAGTTAGGTGTCAATCACAAGAGTGGTCATAAATGGTCGCTAGTTTCGTGGTTGACTTCTGAAAAACCAAGTGTTGGGGCATTTGAACTTGAATGGGAACCCACTGAAAAGGAATTGACCATCAAGCGAAGAGGAAAATTGTGTTGGACAAGTGGGAATCTGGGAAACGGTGGATTCATGCACGACACATATTACATGATTGTTTCAAACGAAAACGAAAGCTACTTCTCAATAACAACTTTCAATGAAGAGCATACAAGATGGGCGCTTTTAGAAACTGGGCAACTGATAAATCGGAATGGAGCCGATAATAATGTTGCGAGGGCTGATTTGTGTTATGGCTACAACACAGATGAAGGGTGCAAACAATGGGAGGAGATACCCTTATGCAGGCATCCTGGTGATGTATTTGACATAAGGGAAGGGTACCCCAATGAAGACATGGTAACCAATCTAGCAAATTCGAGTTATGGCCTAACTGATTGTCGGGATATGTGCTGGAGAAACTGCACTTGTGCTGGATTCACAAActataatgatgatgatggaacTGGTTGTGTATTCTATCACTCGAACTTCACCAAAGGTACAAATTTTGCTAGTGGGGGCTCTACATTTTACTTACTTGTAAACAGCAACCATCACAAAG GTAAGAAAATGTGGATATGGATAACTGTTGTCTCAGTAGTAGCTGCTCTCTTAGTAATATGTGCAATTGCTCTTGtcataaagaaaagaaaacgtcTGCTTCAAG agaaaaaaagaaaaggggtgGCTGAGAATAACATGGCAGATTTAGCGGCATCAAATAGATCCTTTGATGTCAAAGCCTCTGACGATGAATTCAAGATGATACAAAACCTAAACCTGTTTCACTATACATTAGTATTGTCGGCAACAGACGACTTTTCTCCTGAAAACAAATTAGGTGAAGGAGGATTTGGACCTGTTTATAAG GGAATCCTTCCTTCTGGTCAAGAAGTTGCCATTAAAAGACTTTCAAAAACATCAGGACAAGGAATAGTAGAATTCAAAAATGAACTCTTGCTTATATGTGAACTTCAGCACACGAATCTTGTACAACTACTTGGATATTGTATTTATGAAGAGGAAAGGATTCTAATTTATGAGTTCATGTCAAACAAAAGCTTGGACTGCTATTTATTTG ATTATGACAAAGGCAAGGTTTTGGACTGGAAGAAACGCTTCAATATAATAGGAGGAATCTCTCAAGGATTACTTTATCTTCATAAGTACTCGAGACTAAAAGTAATTCATAGAGACTTGAAAGCTAGTAACATACTTCTTGATGAGAATATGAATCCAAAAATTTCTGATTTTGGATTGGCAAGAATGTTTACACAGGAAGAGTCCATGACAAATACTAGTAGGATTATTGGAACCTA tggttACATGTCTCCTGAATATGCCATGGAAGGaattttttctacaaaatctGACGTCTACAGCTTTGGAGTGTTGCTGCTTGAAATTGTTAGTGGGAGAAGAAACACTAGCTTATATGATGTTGATCTCCATCTTAATCTTCTAGGACAT GCATGGGAGTTATGGAAAGAAGGTGCGCCTCTCCAATTAGTAGATCCATCACTGAGTGAGTCATTTGATGTTGATGAAGTGAAAAGATGCATTCAAGTGGGTCTCTTATGCGTAGCACACTATGCAAATGATCGACCAACGATGTTTGATGTTGTATCAATGTTAACAAATGAAAGTTTAATAGTTACCTTGCCTCAAAGACCTGCTTTCTATTTGGAAAGAGGTTACTCTGATAAGAAAATGTCTTCTGAAGAGTTAAATCGTAACTCTATGGATGAAATTACTCCTTCCTTTTGA